One Ailuropoda melanoleuca isolate Jingjing chromosome 14, ASM200744v2, whole genome shotgun sequence DNA segment encodes these proteins:
- the GP1BB gene encoding LOW QUALITY PROTEIN: platelet glycoprotein Ib beta chain (The sequence of the model RefSeq protein was modified relative to this genomic sequence to represent the inferred CDS: deleted 1 base in 1 codon), with the protein MGSGPRGALSLLLLLLAPPSRPAAGCPAPCDCAGTRVDCGRRGLTWASLPAAFPLDTTELVLTGNNLTALPPGLLDALPALRTAHLGANPWRCDCHLVPLRAWLAGQPERAPYRELRCSAPPALSGRLLPYLAEDELRAACAPGALCWGALAAQLLLLGLGLLHALLLLLLLCRLRRMRARARAAHPLSLTSPLVAEPAGVSES; encoded by the exons ATGGGCTCCG GGCCGCGAGGGGCGCTGAGCCTGCTGCTCCTGTTGCTAGCGCCGCCCAGCCGCCCGGCCGCGGGCTGCCCGGCGCCGTGTGACTGCGCGGGGACGCGCGTGGATTGCGGGCGCCGCGGGCTGACGTGGGCCTCGCTGCCCGCCGCCTTCCCGCTGGACACGACCGAACTGGTGCTGACGGGCAACAATCTGACGGCGCTGCCGCCGGGACTGCTGGACGCGCTGCCCGCGCTGCGCACCGCGCACCTGGGGGCCAATCCCTGGCGCTGCGACTGCCACCTGGTGCCGCTGCGCGCCTGGCTGGCCGGTCAGCCGGAGCGCGCGCCCTACCGCGAGCTGCGCTGCTCCGCGCCCCCCGCC CTGAGCGGCCGCCTGCTGCCCTACCTGGCGGAGGACGAGCTGCGCGCAGCCTGTGCGCCGGGCGCGCTCTGCTGGGGGGCGCTGGCGGCGCAGCTGCTGCTGCTCGGCCTCGGGCTGCTGCAcgcgctgctgctgctgctgctgctgtgccGCCTGCGCCGGATGCGAGCCCGCGCCCGCGCCGCGCACCCGTTGTCGCTGACCTCCCCGCTGGTGGCGGAGCCGGCTGGAGTCAGCGAGTCCTGA
- the SEPTIN5 gene encoding septin-5 isoform X2 codes for MSTGLRYKSKLATPEDKQALGVTAWQLLPSTTQGPPPAELLSKCPSALLVLAGSNSGGVLEERDIDKQYVGFATLPNQVHRKSVKKGFDFTLMVAGESGLGKSTLVHSLFLTDLYKDRKLLSAEERISQTVEILKHTVDIEEKGVKLKLTIVDTPGFGDAVNNSECWKPITDYVDQQFEQYFRDESGLNRKNIQDNRVHCCLYFISPFGHGLRPVDVGFMKALHEKVNIVPLIAKADCLVPGEIRKLKERIREEIDKFGIHVYQFPECDSDEDEDFKQQDRELKESAPFAVIGSNTVVEAKGQRVRGRLYPWGIVEVENQAHCDFVKLRNMLIRTHMHDLKDVTCDVHYENYRAHCIQQMTSKLTQDSRMESPIPILPLPTPDAETEKLIRMKDEELKRMQEILQKMKQQMQDQ; via the exons ATGAGCACAGGCCTGCGGTACAAGAGCAAGCTGGCGACCCCAG AGGACAAGCAG GCACTTGGAGTCACTGCCTGGCAGCTGCTGCCCAGTACCACACAGGGACCCCCTCCTGCAGAG CTGCTTTCCAAgtgtccctctgccctgctggTACTGGCTGGTTCAAATTCTGGTGGGGTCCTGGAGGAAAGG gATATCGACAAGCAGTACGTGGGCTTCGCCACACTGCCCAATCAGGTGCACCGGAAGTCTGTGAAGAAGGGCTTTGATTTCACGCTCATGGTGGCCG GTGAGTCAGGCCTGGGGAAGTCCACACTGGTCCACAGCCTCTTCCTGACCGACTTGTACAAGGACCGGAAGCTGCTCAGTGCTGAGG AGCGCATCAGCCAGACTGTGGAGATCCTGAAGCACACGGTGGACATCGAGGAGAAGGGCGTGAAGCTGAAGCTCACCATTGTAGACACACCCGGCTTCGGGGATGCTGTCAACAACTCCGAGTG CTGGAAGCCCATCACCGACTACGTGGACCAGCAGTTTGAGCAGTATTTCCGCGACGAGAGCGGCCTCAACCGCAAGAACATCCAAGACAACCGCGTGCACTGCTGCCTGTACTTCATCTCCCCTTTTGGGCACGG GCTGCGGCCCGTGGATGTGGGTTTCATGAAGGCCCTGCACGAGAAGGTGAACATCGTGCCCCTCATCGCCAAAGCTGATTGTCTCGTCCCCGGTGAGATCCGGAAGCTGAAGGAGCGG ATCCGGGAGGAGATTGACAAGTTCGGTATCCATGTGTACCAGTTCCCCGAGTGTGACTCCGACGAGGACGAGGACTTTAAGCAGCAAGATCGGGAACTGAAG GAGAGCGCGCCCTTCGCAGTTATCGGCAGCAACACAGTGGTGGAGGCCAAAGGCCAGCGGGTCCGGGGGCGACTGTACCCCTGGGGGATCGTGGAGG TGGAGAACCAGGCCCACTGCGACTTCGTGAAGCTGCGCAACATGCTCATCCGCACGCACATGCACGACCTCAAGGACGTGACGTGCGACGTGCACTACGAGAACTACCGCGCACACTGCATCCAGCAGATGACCAG CAAACTGACCCAGGACAGCCGCATGGAGAGCCCCATCCCCATCCTGCCCCTGCCTACGCCCGACGCTGAGACAGAAAAGCTCATCAGGATGAAGGACGAGGAG CTAAAGCGCATGCAGGAGATTCTGCAGAAGATGAAGCAGCAGATGCAGGACCAGTGA
- the SEPTIN5 gene encoding septin-5 isoform X3 — translation MSTGLRYKSKLATPEDKQALGVTAWQLLPSTTQGPPPAEDIDKQYVGFATLPNQVHRKSVKKGFDFTLMVAGESGLGKSTLVHSLFLTDLYKDRKLLSAEERISQTVEILKHTVDIEEKGVKLKLTIVDTPGFGDAVNNSECWKPITDYVDQQFEQYFRDESGLNRKNIQDNRVHCCLYFISPFGHGLRPVDVGFMKALHEKVNIVPLIAKADCLVPGEIRKLKERIREEIDKFGIHVYQFPECDSDEDEDFKQQDRELKESAPFAVIGSNTVVEAKGQRVRGRLYPWGIVEVENQAHCDFVKLRNMLIRTHMHDLKDVTCDVHYENYRAHCIQQMTSKLTQDSRMESPIPILPLPTPDAETEKLIRMKDEELKRMQEILQKMKQQMQDQ, via the exons ATGAGCACAGGCCTGCGGTACAAGAGCAAGCTGGCGACCCCAG AGGACAAGCAG GCACTTGGAGTCACTGCCTGGCAGCTGCTGCCCAGTACCACACAGGGACCCCCTCCTGCAGAG gATATCGACAAGCAGTACGTGGGCTTCGCCACACTGCCCAATCAGGTGCACCGGAAGTCTGTGAAGAAGGGCTTTGATTTCACGCTCATGGTGGCCG GTGAGTCAGGCCTGGGGAAGTCCACACTGGTCCACAGCCTCTTCCTGACCGACTTGTACAAGGACCGGAAGCTGCTCAGTGCTGAGG AGCGCATCAGCCAGACTGTGGAGATCCTGAAGCACACGGTGGACATCGAGGAGAAGGGCGTGAAGCTGAAGCTCACCATTGTAGACACACCCGGCTTCGGGGATGCTGTCAACAACTCCGAGTG CTGGAAGCCCATCACCGACTACGTGGACCAGCAGTTTGAGCAGTATTTCCGCGACGAGAGCGGCCTCAACCGCAAGAACATCCAAGACAACCGCGTGCACTGCTGCCTGTACTTCATCTCCCCTTTTGGGCACGG GCTGCGGCCCGTGGATGTGGGTTTCATGAAGGCCCTGCACGAGAAGGTGAACATCGTGCCCCTCATCGCCAAAGCTGATTGTCTCGTCCCCGGTGAGATCCGGAAGCTGAAGGAGCGG ATCCGGGAGGAGATTGACAAGTTCGGTATCCATGTGTACCAGTTCCCCGAGTGTGACTCCGACGAGGACGAGGACTTTAAGCAGCAAGATCGGGAACTGAAG GAGAGCGCGCCCTTCGCAGTTATCGGCAGCAACACAGTGGTGGAGGCCAAAGGCCAGCGGGTCCGGGGGCGACTGTACCCCTGGGGGATCGTGGAGG TGGAGAACCAGGCCCACTGCGACTTCGTGAAGCTGCGCAACATGCTCATCCGCACGCACATGCACGACCTCAAGGACGTGACGTGCGACGTGCACTACGAGAACTACCGCGCACACTGCATCCAGCAGATGACCAG CAAACTGACCCAGGACAGCCGCATGGAGAGCCCCATCCCCATCCTGCCCCTGCCTACGCCCGACGCTGAGACAGAAAAGCTCATCAGGATGAAGGACGAGGAG CTAAAGCGCATGCAGGAGATTCTGCAGAAGATGAAGCAGCAGATGCAGGACCAGTGA
- the SEPTIN5 gene encoding septin-5 isoform X4, which translates to MSTGLRYKSKLATPEDKQDIDKQYVGFATLPNQVHRKSVKKGFDFTLMVAGESGLGKSTLVHSLFLTDLYKDRKLLSAEERISQTVEILKHTVDIEEKGVKLKLTIVDTPGFGDAVNNSECWKPITDYVDQQFEQYFRDESGLNRKNIQDNRVHCCLYFISPFGHGLRPVDVGFMKALHEKVNIVPLIAKADCLVPGEIRKLKERIREEIDKFGIHVYQFPECDSDEDEDFKQQDRELKESAPFAVIGSNTVVEAKGQRVRGRLYPWGIVEVENQAHCDFVKLRNMLIRTHMHDLKDVTCDVHYENYRAHCIQQMTSKLTQDSRMESPIPILPLPTPDAETEKLIRMKDEELKRMQEILQKMKQQMQDQ; encoded by the exons ATGAGCACAGGCCTGCGGTACAAGAGCAAGCTGGCGACCCCAG AGGACAAGCAG gATATCGACAAGCAGTACGTGGGCTTCGCCACACTGCCCAATCAGGTGCACCGGAAGTCTGTGAAGAAGGGCTTTGATTTCACGCTCATGGTGGCCG GTGAGTCAGGCCTGGGGAAGTCCACACTGGTCCACAGCCTCTTCCTGACCGACTTGTACAAGGACCGGAAGCTGCTCAGTGCTGAGG AGCGCATCAGCCAGACTGTGGAGATCCTGAAGCACACGGTGGACATCGAGGAGAAGGGCGTGAAGCTGAAGCTCACCATTGTAGACACACCCGGCTTCGGGGATGCTGTCAACAACTCCGAGTG CTGGAAGCCCATCACCGACTACGTGGACCAGCAGTTTGAGCAGTATTTCCGCGACGAGAGCGGCCTCAACCGCAAGAACATCCAAGACAACCGCGTGCACTGCTGCCTGTACTTCATCTCCCCTTTTGGGCACGG GCTGCGGCCCGTGGATGTGGGTTTCATGAAGGCCCTGCACGAGAAGGTGAACATCGTGCCCCTCATCGCCAAAGCTGATTGTCTCGTCCCCGGTGAGATCCGGAAGCTGAAGGAGCGG ATCCGGGAGGAGATTGACAAGTTCGGTATCCATGTGTACCAGTTCCCCGAGTGTGACTCCGACGAGGACGAGGACTTTAAGCAGCAAGATCGGGAACTGAAG GAGAGCGCGCCCTTCGCAGTTATCGGCAGCAACACAGTGGTGGAGGCCAAAGGCCAGCGGGTCCGGGGGCGACTGTACCCCTGGGGGATCGTGGAGG TGGAGAACCAGGCCCACTGCGACTTCGTGAAGCTGCGCAACATGCTCATCCGCACGCACATGCACGACCTCAAGGACGTGACGTGCGACGTGCACTACGAGAACTACCGCGCACACTGCATCCAGCAGATGACCAG CAAACTGACCCAGGACAGCCGCATGGAGAGCCCCATCCCCATCCTGCCCCTGCCTACGCCCGACGCTGAGACAGAAAAGCTCATCAGGATGAAGGACGAGGAG CTAAAGCGCATGCAGGAGATTCTGCAGAAGATGAAGCAGCAGATGCAGGACCAGTGA
- the SEPTIN5 gene encoding septin-5 isoform X1, which yields MFGPALRSSFPVAPPAAQFPGDCFPATARVGRSCPPHPPPAPARPRLWFWCGSGACLWLQRRGRLGAGRQRHGTHGLRGRRHPGWATSLLWASVPGPVKRGREPGFKAEPRVSPSCKPGPCGPDRVWGANAAMDSLAAPQDRLVEQLLSPRTQAQRRLKDIDKQYVGFATLPNQVHRKSVKKGFDFTLMVAGESGLGKSTLVHSLFLTDLYKDRKLLSAEERISQTVEILKHTVDIEEKGVKLKLTIVDTPGFGDAVNNSECWKPITDYVDQQFEQYFRDESGLNRKNIQDNRVHCCLYFISPFGHGLRPVDVGFMKALHEKVNIVPLIAKADCLVPGEIRKLKERIREEIDKFGIHVYQFPECDSDEDEDFKQQDRELKESAPFAVIGSNTVVEAKGQRVRGRLYPWGIVEVENQAHCDFVKLRNMLIRTHMHDLKDVTCDVHYENYRAHCIQQMTSKLTQDSRMESPIPILPLPTPDAETEKLIRMKDEELKRMQEILQKMKQQMQDQ from the exons ATGTTCGGCCCTGCCCTCCGCAGCAGCTTTCCGGTGGCTCCGCCCGCGGCCCAATTTCCAGGCGACTGTTTCCCAGCGACCGCACGGGTGGGGCGGtcttgtcccccccaccccccgccagcgCCGGCGAGGCCCCGCCTCTGGTTCTGGTGCGGGAGCGGGGCCTGCCTGTGGCTGCAACGCCGCGGGCGGCTCGGGGCGGGTCGGCAGAGGCATGGCACGCACGGCCTCCGGGGTCGGCGGCACCCCGGGTGGGCGAcgtcccttctctgggcctcagttcccggGCCCGTAAAACGGGGGCGAGAACCGGGTTTCAAGGCAGAACCGCGCGTAAGTCCCTCCTGTAAGCCCGGCCCCTGTGGGCCTGACCGGGTCTGGGGTGCGAACGCAGCGATGGACTCGCTGGCAGCGCCCCAGGACCGCCTGGTGGAGCAGCTGCTGTCGCCGCGGACCCAGGCCCAGAGGCGGCTCAAG gATATCGACAAGCAGTACGTGGGCTTCGCCACACTGCCCAATCAGGTGCACCGGAAGTCTGTGAAGAAGGGCTTTGATTTCACGCTCATGGTGGCCG GTGAGTCAGGCCTGGGGAAGTCCACACTGGTCCACAGCCTCTTCCTGACCGACTTGTACAAGGACCGGAAGCTGCTCAGTGCTGAGG AGCGCATCAGCCAGACTGTGGAGATCCTGAAGCACACGGTGGACATCGAGGAGAAGGGCGTGAAGCTGAAGCTCACCATTGTAGACACACCCGGCTTCGGGGATGCTGTCAACAACTCCGAGTG CTGGAAGCCCATCACCGACTACGTGGACCAGCAGTTTGAGCAGTATTTCCGCGACGAGAGCGGCCTCAACCGCAAGAACATCCAAGACAACCGCGTGCACTGCTGCCTGTACTTCATCTCCCCTTTTGGGCACGG GCTGCGGCCCGTGGATGTGGGTTTCATGAAGGCCCTGCACGAGAAGGTGAACATCGTGCCCCTCATCGCCAAAGCTGATTGTCTCGTCCCCGGTGAGATCCGGAAGCTGAAGGAGCGG ATCCGGGAGGAGATTGACAAGTTCGGTATCCATGTGTACCAGTTCCCCGAGTGTGACTCCGACGAGGACGAGGACTTTAAGCAGCAAGATCGGGAACTGAAG GAGAGCGCGCCCTTCGCAGTTATCGGCAGCAACACAGTGGTGGAGGCCAAAGGCCAGCGGGTCCGGGGGCGACTGTACCCCTGGGGGATCGTGGAGG TGGAGAACCAGGCCCACTGCGACTTCGTGAAGCTGCGCAACATGCTCATCCGCACGCACATGCACGACCTCAAGGACGTGACGTGCGACGTGCACTACGAGAACTACCGCGCACACTGCATCCAGCAGATGACCAG CAAACTGACCCAGGACAGCCGCATGGAGAGCCCCATCCCCATCCTGCCCCTGCCTACGCCCGACGCTGAGACAGAAAAGCTCATCAGGATGAAGGACGAGGAG CTAAAGCGCATGCAGGAGATTCTGCAGAAGATGAAGCAGCAGATGCAGGACCAGTGA